A window of Solanum stenotomum isolate F172 chromosome 3, ASM1918654v1, whole genome shotgun sequence contains these coding sequences:
- the LOC125857954 gene encoding uncharacterized protein LOC125857954, producing MASTSKKWARDLYFVSSRLYFLLILFQLPLFRFPCRIGTCTTPIEVSLSLLYANGVVPGGMVKALIYPGAVAKAIYKNNAIPSYGKLLEAYKFTNMKESYLTHDLQNLEVIVGSYLSVAGALLGLMKSGRFSLIGILLITWGLGNQVLFRNSASVVIYPTMLIALLSAFFSIRADVTKMIRFSKQQASIRNEQKQKITRVRYAS from the exons ATGGCGTCTACATCAAAGAAATGGGCACGGGACCTCTATTTCGTCTCGTCCAGGCTATACTTTCTTCTAATACTTTTCCAACTCCCACTTTTCAG ATTCCCTTGTAGAATTGGTACATGTACCACACCAATTGAAGTGTCACTGTCTCTATTGTACGCAAATGGAGTTGTTCCAGGAGGTATGGTAAAAGCCCTGATTTACCCAGGAGCAGTAGCAAAAGCCATTTATAAGAACAACGCCATCCCAAGCTATGGGAAGCTTCTAGAAGCCTACAAATTCACCAACATGAAGGAATCTTATCTAACTCATGATCTCCAGAACTTAGAG GTTATAGTAGGAAGTTACTTGTCGGTGGCAGGAGCACTATTGGGTCTAATGAAATCAGGGAGATTTAGTCTTATTGGGATTCTTCTCATCACATGGGGTCTTGGCAATCAAGTACTTTTTAGGAATTCCGCAAGTGTAGTCATATACCCAACTATGCTAATTGCTTTGCTTTCTGCCTTCTTTTCTATCAGAGCAGATGTCACAAAGATGATACGTTTCTCCAAACAACAGGCCTCTATTAGAAATGAACAAAAGCAAAAGATAACTAGAGTTAGATATGCTAGCTAA
- the LOC125857938 gene encoding uncharacterized protein LOC125857938, whose protein sequence is MMISFSSLNYSTCTLARMNSHHSHNRTRKSSAFATPPSSIISQTEESRNLANSMENSPLGAASKRPDSSVLLTHKNAIGIIGGLSIGTTLNFVSKLVTWSSKDGGNDIPFVLCSDPVLNKELSFHERGSSSYLTSKNKNLLKDHAPVVENLRHKRIFLEKSGARCIVMPCYISHSWHDEVALGSSVPVLHMGECVAKELKEANLRPLEAGSTLRIGVLASDATLSAGFYQEKLQNEGFEVVLPDKATMEHTVIPSLEALNRKDIEGAQNLFRIALQVLVVRAVNTIIIASDDMRDLLPPDDPLLKKCVDPMDALARSTVKFLQSVEGNA, encoded by the exons ATGATGATATCTTTCAGTTCATTGAATTATTCAACATGTACGTTAGCTCGTATGAACAGCCACCATAGCCATAACAGAACAAGAAAAAGTTCAGCTTTTGCGACACCTCCTTCATCCATCATCTCACAAACTGAAGAAAGCAGAAATCTAGCCAACTCAATGGAGAATTCTCCTTTAGGTGCGGCTTCAAAGCGCCCAGATTCTTCTGTTTTGCTCACCCATAAAAATGCTATAGGGATCATTGGGGGGTTATCCATTGGAACCACTCTTAATTTTGTGAGCAAGCTTGTCACATGGAGTTCCAAAGATGGTGGAAATGACATTCCCTTTGTTCTTTGTTCCGATCCTGTTCTTAACAAAGAGCTTTCATTCCATGAAAGAGGTTCTAGTTCTTACCTcactagtaaaaataaaaacttactAAAAGATCATGCTCCAGTTGTTGAAAATCTTAGGCACAAAAGGATCTTTCTTGAGAAATCTGGAGCTAGATGCATTGTCATGCCTTGTTACATATCACATTCTTGGCATGATGAGGTTGCACTAGGGTCTTCAGTTCCTGTCCTTCATATGGGCGAGTGTGTGGCCAAGGAGCTCAAAGAAGCGAATTTGCGACCACTAGAAGCTGGGAGTACTCTGCGCATTGGAGTTCTGGCTTCGGATGCAACTTTGTCTGCTGGATTTTATCAGGAGAAACTTCAAAATGAG GGTTTTGAAGTTGTGCTGCCAGATAAGGCAACTATGGAACACACAGTAATCCCTTCGCTAGAAGCCTTGAACAGGAAGGACATTGAAGGGGCACAAAATTTGTTCAGAATCGCGCTACAAGTTCTTGTGGTAAGGGCAGTTAACACTATCATAATTGCCTCAGATGACATGCGTGATCTGTTACCTCCAGACGATCCTCTTCTGAAGAAATGTGTCGACCCAATGGATGCGTTGGCCAGGTCAACTGTGAAATTTCTTCAATCAGTTGAAGGGAATGCATAA
- the LOC125857937 gene encoding F-box protein At5g49610-like, with product MWSNLPFELLANIFSYLSPDSLARAKSACKSWHTCANNSPSWATLPWRQYPPWFLALPTRNHGHFICAHNPINDSWHLLPLDFIPNPIRPIAAVNGLILLRETTTTSLQLAICNPFTRQFRHLPKLNVTRTNPAVGVISLDSANFQVYVAGGMSEASSVGGGASYEPSLEVYDSVHENWKTIGSIPMEFAVRLTVWTPNESVYCNGILYWITSARVYTVMGFEIRNKNWRELGVPMADRLELAALIERNGKLCLVGGTSDAGACIWQLEESNNWRMIEKVPQELWAKLFGGKGRWSSINTRCVCIGGAMCLYKDLGSGMLVWRECAENGTKWEWHWIEGCGTIKGVHLQNFPIKGLLLHPYLASSNFLLNE from the coding sequence ATGTGGAGCAACCTTCCTTTTGAACTCCTAGCCAACATTTTCTCTTATCTTTCTCCTGATTCATTAGCCAGGGCTAAATCCGCCTGCAAGAGTTGGCACACATGTGCTAACAATTCACCTTCATGGGCTACGCTGCCATGGCGGCAATATCCGCCGTGGTTTCTAGCATTGCCCACACGCAACCATGGGCATTTTATTTGTGCTCACAACCCAATTAATGATTCTTGGCATCTATTGCCTCTTGACTTCATTCCCAACCCAATTCGCCCAATTGCTGCAGTTAATGGCCTAATACTACTGAGAGAAACCACAACTACTAGCCTTCAATTAGCCATATGCAACCCTTTCACTCGCCAGTTCAGGCACCTCCCAAAGCTAAATGTCACAAGGACTAATCCAGCTGTTGGGGTAATATCACTGGATTCAGCAAACTTCCAGGTCTATGTTGCCGGAGGAATGTCAGAGGCAAGCAGCGTCGGAGGAGGTGCCTCATACGAGCCCAGCTTAGAAGTGTACGATTCTGTTCACGAAAACTGGAAAACAATCGGATCAATACCGATGGAATTTGCAGTAAGGCTAACAGTTTGGACCCCAAACGAGAGTGTTTACTGCAACGGCATCCTGTATTGGATCACCTCAGCCCGGGTTTATACTGTAATGGGATTCGAAATTAGGAACAAAAATTGGAGAGAATTAGGAGTGCCGATGGCTGACAGGCTTGAATTAGCAGCACTGATAGAAAGAAATGGGAAATTATGTCTTGTTGGTGGAACTAGTGATGCAGGGGCATGTATATGGCAGCTTGAGGAATCAAATAATTGGAGAATGATTGAGAAGGTGCCACAAGAATTGTGGGCAAAATTGTTTGGAGGTAAAGGAAGATGGAGTAGTATTAACACCAGATGTGTGTGCATTGGTGGGGCAATGTGCTTGTACAAAGATCTTGGATCAGGAATGTTGGTTTGGAGAGAATGTGCAGAAAATGGTACTAAATGGGAATGGCATTGGATTGAAGGGTGTGGTACAATTAAAGGGGTGCACTTGCAGAATTTCCCCATTAAAGGACTGTTGCTACATCCCTATCTTGCATCCTCCAACTTCTTGCTGAATGAATGA
- the LOC125857959 gene encoding stigma-specific STIG1-like protein 4, which translates to MQLIVRLISFLLLLQVEIVGGFQENITNGSSKSSSLWLKRVVKNPRAIGCGNRPWICDEGDFPPRIKKRCCRNRCIDVTSDVNNCGFCEIKCPFTWQCCRGICINTNMSPFHCGSCVHRCQPPSLCFNGMCGYAQPMPPWPFPPRPPYPFPPKPPLPPKPPFPWPPHPYPPRMPRPPCSPPPWL; encoded by the coding sequence ATGCAGCTAATTGTTCGGTTGATCTCATTTTTGCTACTTTTACAAGTAGAAATAGTTGGAGGGTTTCAAGAAAATATCACTAATGGCTCGTCCAAATCTTCTTCATTATGGCTTAAAAGAGTGGTGAAGAATCCACGAGCCATTGGGTGCGGGAATAGGCCCTGGATTTGCGATGAAGGGGACTTTCCTCCAAGAATAAAGAAGCGTTGTTGCAGGAATCGCTGTATTGATGTCACATCTGATGTGAATAACTGTGGATTTTGTGAAATAAAATGTCCGTTCACATGGCAATGCTGCCGAGGAATTTGCATCAATACTAACATGAGCCCTTTTCATTGCGGAAGCTGTGTGCATAGATGCCAGCCTCCAAGCCTTTGTTTTAATGGAATGTGTGGCTATGCTCAACCAATGCCTCCCTGGCCGTTCCCGCCTCGGCCACCATATCCGTTCCCACCAAAGCCGCCTTTGCCACCAAAACCGCCCTTTCCTTGGCCACCACATCCGTACCCGCCAAGGATGCCTCGGCCACCGTGCTCACCCCCTCCGTGGCTTTAA